From Polyangium spumosum, the proteins below share one genomic window:
- a CDS encoding DUF2169 family type VI secretion system accessory protein — translation MSVVNETRYAVLPVPLLDPEGRDVIVTIVKATFLVGERGELRPAEEPSPVRTTDVARDPDDPRSSLLFPSDVGLEKPGTDVVVVGDAIAPRPVKVMDVVVQVKKRLAPLRVHGPRVYYDGVLGVVVGPAAPFERVPIVYENAYGGASDDLSVVELANPAGVGVARRASDLIGERAPQIEHPERPHASASDEHPPMGYGAIPPHWSPRREYVGSCGSSWQKTRMPILPADHDPRFSCVAHPSLWFEERLAPGDPIRVLGMSLAPLVLELPRLAARVHARFDGAREERPVPIDTVIVSPGERRLEIVGRVSFPAGRARRVLRAIEVRADA, via the coding sequence ATGAGCGTCGTCAACGAGACTCGATACGCGGTGTTGCCCGTGCCTCTCCTCGACCCCGAGGGGCGCGACGTGATCGTCACGATCGTGAAGGCCACCTTCCTCGTGGGCGAGCGTGGTGAGCTCCGGCCGGCCGAGGAGCCGAGCCCGGTGCGCACGACCGACGTCGCGCGTGATCCCGACGATCCGCGATCGAGCCTGCTCTTTCCGAGCGACGTCGGCCTCGAGAAGCCGGGCACCGACGTCGTCGTCGTGGGCGACGCCATCGCGCCGCGGCCCGTGAAGGTGATGGACGTCGTGGTGCAGGTGAAGAAGCGCCTCGCGCCGCTGCGCGTGCACGGACCGCGCGTGTACTACGACGGCGTGCTCGGCGTCGTCGTCGGCCCCGCGGCGCCGTTCGAGCGTGTGCCGATCGTGTACGAGAATGCGTACGGCGGCGCCTCCGACGATCTCTCCGTCGTCGAGCTCGCGAACCCCGCGGGCGTCGGCGTCGCGCGTCGCGCGTCGGATCTCATCGGCGAGCGCGCGCCGCAGATCGAACATCCCGAGCGGCCGCACGCCTCCGCATCCGACGAGCACCCGCCCATGGGGTACGGCGCGATCCCGCCGCACTGGTCGCCGCGTCGCGAGTACGTCGGCTCGTGTGGATCGTCCTGGCAGAAGACGCGCATGCCCATCCTGCCTGCGGACCACGATCCACGCTTCTCGTGCGTGGCGCATCCGTCACTCTGGTTCGAAGAGCGGCTCGCGCCCGGCGATCCGATCCGCGTCCTCGGCATGTCGCTCGCGCCGCTCGTGCTCGAGCTCCCTCGGCTCGCGGCCCGTGTCCATGCGCGCTTCGACGGCGCTCGCGAAGAGCGACCCGTCCCGATCGACACGGTGATCGTCTCGCCGGGCGAGCGCCGGCTGGAGATCGTGGGTCGCGTGAGTTTCCCTGCTGGCCGAGCGCGGCGCGTGCTTCGCGCGATCGAGGTGCGGGCCGATGCGTGA
- a CDS encoding peptidylprolyl isomerase codes for MSRSLLGRLSLLASLAVLVACSRDDAPAPRPAPSAAPANAAAASPSAAPATSASAVTAGGRDGNDPLFHPEKAIEEAPDVFKVKFSTTKGDFVVQVTRAWAPNGADRFYNLVKLGFYDGVRFHRAIDDFMVQFGIHPEPSVNGAWYRAYFPDDPVVKSNRRGFVTFAHAGKDTRTTQIFISYVDKQARLDTQGFAPFGQVVEGMKVVDSFYKGYGELAPKGKGPNASKIQREGYRYLDENFPKLDAIKDAKILP; via the coding sequence ATGAGCCGGTCCCTCCTCGGCCGCCTTTCCCTCCTCGCGAGCCTCGCCGTCCTCGTCGCGTGCTCACGGGACGACGCCCCCGCACCCCGGCCCGCTCCCTCCGCCGCTCCGGCGAACGCTGCGGCTGCATCTCCCTCTGCGGCCCCCGCGACCTCCGCGTCCGCGGTCACGGCGGGCGGGCGCGACGGCAACGACCCCCTCTTCCACCCCGAGAAGGCGATCGAGGAGGCGCCCGACGTCTTCAAGGTGAAGTTCTCCACGACGAAGGGTGACTTCGTCGTGCAGGTGACGCGCGCCTGGGCGCCGAACGGGGCCGACCGTTTTTACAACCTCGTGAAGCTCGGTTTCTATGACGGCGTCCGCTTTCACCGCGCGATCGACGACTTCATGGTCCAGTTCGGCATCCACCCCGAGCCGTCCGTGAACGGCGCCTGGTACCGCGCGTATTTCCCCGACGATCCCGTGGTGAAGAGCAACCGCCGCGGCTTCGTCACCTTCGCGCACGCCGGCAAGGACACCCGCACCACGCAGATCTTCATCAGCTACGTCGACAAACAGGCGCGGCTCGACACGCAGGGGTTCGCGCCGTTTGGTCAGGTCGTCGAGGGCATGAAGGTCGTCGACTCGTTCTACAAGGGCTACGGCGAGCTCGCGCCCAAGGGCAAAGGGCCAAACGCGAGCAAGATCCAGCGCGAAGGGTACCGCTACCTCGACGAGAACTTCCCCAAGCTCGACGCGATCAAGGACGCGAAGATCCTCCCGTGA
- a CDS encoding HEAT repeat domain-containing protein, which translates to MVSLPASPLVKTVLGPLGGDPPAPRIAMAFATWTLARDPDVAREAAEITDRCVRGLSLLDVLWLERHRREDLPFTPRGDAWRALQPADVTRFEAFGDAETALLCVLTAHPNGHVRQASIERLSLRRDGVEVPFLLARLNDWVRPVRAAAKLTVRAWIAEAQKGDLARGRALLGSLPLFDRLRELGRDDHAPICAAIEALLEHPAFALVLDEGLDAPRRDVRFRCFMKALERPEADARRLLTRALADRDASIRLWAARAAPKRLAGDELRAVAETMRRDVSAPVRNEATFVLATKIEPPDRDALEQALLDPSASVRWTARHYLAERWKFDARATYLRALDAIDPSILAAAIAGLAECSSHADDAAHALALLDHRSAAVRKAALVALDRWAGAAHVKELFAALGDERPSVAREATGCLKKHVHHVELTWIQELLRNAPRSHTRRMALRLAMYRDPRRHLDLLLEAMQDPDAAIVEEAKRSIQSWVGWARWTRPVFAPEEPERLEDAVERVRAALGDTLANTLVEILRSASR; encoded by the coding sequence ATGGTCTCGTTGCCCGCGTCGCCGCTCGTGAAGACCGTGCTCGGCCCTCTCGGGGGTGATCCCCCGGCCCCGCGGATCGCCATGGCCTTCGCGACCTGGACGCTCGCGAGAGATCCGGACGTCGCACGAGAAGCCGCGGAGATCACGGACCGCTGCGTGCGCGGACTCTCGCTGCTCGACGTGCTCTGGCTCGAACGACATCGGCGCGAGGACCTGCCGTTCACGCCGCGCGGGGACGCCTGGAGGGCACTGCAGCCCGCGGACGTCACGCGATTCGAGGCCTTCGGCGACGCGGAGACGGCGCTGCTCTGCGTGCTCACGGCGCACCCGAACGGTCACGTCCGGCAAGCGAGCATCGAGCGCCTCTCGCTGCGGCGCGACGGCGTGGAGGTGCCGTTCCTGCTCGCTCGGCTGAACGACTGGGTGCGGCCCGTGCGCGCGGCCGCGAAGCTCACGGTACGCGCGTGGATCGCAGAGGCGCAGAAGGGCGACCTCGCCCGAGGTCGCGCGCTCCTCGGGAGCCTGCCGCTCTTCGATCGCCTGCGGGAGCTGGGGCGGGACGATCACGCCCCGATCTGCGCCGCCATCGAAGCGTTGCTCGAGCATCCAGCCTTCGCGCTGGTGCTCGACGAGGGCCTGGATGCCCCGCGCCGCGACGTGCGGTTTCGCTGTTTCATGAAGGCGCTCGAGCGTCCCGAGGCAGACGCGCGGCGGCTGCTCACGCGAGCGCTCGCCGATCGAGACGCGTCGATCCGACTGTGGGCCGCGCGGGCGGCGCCGAAGCGGCTCGCAGGGGACGAGCTCCGCGCGGTTGCGGAGACGATGCGGCGCGACGTATCGGCGCCGGTGCGGAACGAGGCGACGTTCGTGCTGGCGACGAAGATCGAGCCGCCCGATCGCGATGCGCTCGAGCAAGCGCTCCTGGATCCGAGCGCCTCCGTGCGATGGACGGCGCGCCACTACCTCGCCGAGCGCTGGAAGTTCGACGCGCGGGCCACCTACCTGCGGGCCCTCGACGCGATCGATCCCTCGATCCTCGCGGCCGCGATCGCGGGCCTCGCCGAGTGCAGCAGCCACGCGGACGACGCGGCGCACGCGCTCGCGCTGCTCGATCACCGGTCGGCCGCCGTGCGCAAAGCTGCGCTCGTCGCGCTCGACCGATGGGCGGGGGCCGCGCACGTGAAGGAGCTCTTCGCCGCGCTCGGGGACGAACGTCCGAGCGTCGCGCGTGAGGCCACGGGTTGCTTGAAGAAGCACGTTCATCATGTGGAGCTCACGTGGATCCAGGAGCTGCTTCGCAACGCGCCACGATCCCACACGCGCCGCATGGCCCTGCGGCTCGCGATGTACCGCGATCCGAGGCGACATCTCGACCTTCTGCTCGAAGCCATGCAGGACCCGGATGCAGCGATCGTGGAGGAGGCCAAAAGAAGCATCCAGAGCTGGGTCGGATGGGCACGCTGGACGAGGCCGGTGTTCGCTCCGGAGGAGCCGGAGCGCCTCGAGGACGCGGTGGAGAGGGTCAGGGCCGCGCTCGGCGACACGCTCGCGAACACGCTCGTGGAGATCCTTCGCAGCGCGTCGCGATAG